CCGCATCTCCACCGTCTCCGGCCGCAGCTCCATTTTCTCCGCCTCGATCTTCGAGAGGTCGAGGATATCGTTGATCAGGGTCAGTAGGGAATTCCCGCTGCTCACGATCGTTTTGGCGAAGTGCTTCTCCTGAGGCTTCTCAGCCAGATCGTGAAGCAGTTCACCGAACCCGAGGATCGCGTTCATCGGCGTGCGGATCTCATGGCTCATCATCGCCAGGAAATCGGTTTTCGCGCGGTCCGATTGGATGGCTTTCTCGCGCTCGAAGAGCAGTCGCTCCTGCCGCCCCCTCGCGTTTAGGAACAGGATCAAGAGGATCGCTCCGATGATTCCCGACATGATGGCGATCACCGAAGTGATTACCACCACCGTGCTGGTGTCCCCGAAGCTCCGGCCCAAGTCCTTCTGCCGCTTGGCGAGTAACAAGGACTCCTCCCTGCGCATCGCGTCGATTCCTTCCCGGAAACGGTCCATCATTTCTTTGCCAGCACCGGTGGCGACGATCGCGCGTGCCGTTTCCGCATCGCCCGCCTTGATCAGCTCGATGCCCTTTGCGAGTTCCCTCTGTTTGTCGGCTGCTGCTGCCCGGATATTCTCGACCCGGGACTTCTGGGTGGGACTGTCTTGGGTGAGTTCCCCGAGCGTCTTGATCTGGTCATTCAAGGTCAGGCGCGCTCGCTCGTAAGGCTGGAGGAATCGCGACTGGCCGGTGATGACATAACCACGGTGGCCCGTTTCAAGGTCGAGCATCGATTCCACACAGCGCTGCACTTGGTCGATCACTTGGCGGCTGTGTTCCACCTCATAGAATTCCGCGAGGTTCGCCCGGGTGCTGCGCGCTGAATTCACCGCCCCATATACAATCATCACCAAGGCGATGAATGCAGGTACGAGGTAGCGGGCACGAAGATAGCGGCGCATCGGCGAGCAGGGCTGGGCGGAGTAAAACCCGGTTGTTTGGAAAAGTCCCGGATAACAGGTCAGCACTCATCCTGAGATCCGTTCAAACGGCATTACGCGGAATTGAGGAACGAGCTACCGTGCTTAGAACAGCAAGGCGCCATGCACTCTGCATTCAGGCCTGAAGAGGGATCAATTCCCGAAGGGCTGGAAACCTTGCTGGAACGGGCTTTGGAGTGAGGAGGGTGGAGTGGCACTTCTCCTGATAGACAGGTGGAGGGGCGTTCCGCACAAGGCGGTGCTTCCCACAACCTCAATCGAAGCAACCCATGAACTCTCTTGAAATCAAAGGCAATTGGAACATCGCGAAGGGCAAGTTGAAGCAAAAGTGGGGTCAGCTCACCGATGACGATCTCGACTATGTCGAGGGCAAACAAGACGAGCTTGTCGGTCGCATCCAAAAGCGCACTGGCCAGACCAAGGAAGAGGTCGAAAAGGCGATCAAGGACTTCTGCGACTGCCGCTGAGTTGAACTTTGGAGGAGTCGCTTGCGGCTCCTCCTTCTCCATCCCTACCTACCCAAGCCATGATTGGAACCATACTCCTGATCATCTT
The genomic region above belongs to Luteolibacter rhizosphaerae and contains:
- a CDS encoding CsbD family protein; protein product: MNSLEIKGNWNIAKGKLKQKWGQLTDDDLDYVEGKQDELVGRIQKRTGQTKEEVEKAIKDFCDCR